A genomic region of Bacteroides acidifaciens contains the following coding sequences:
- a CDS encoding NUDIX hydrolase gives MKHPLDQFQYCPKCGSSHFEVNNEKSKKCTDCGFVYYFNPSAATVALILNEKNELLVCRRAKEPAKGTLDLPGGFIDMDETGEEGVAREVLEETGLKVKQAIYQFSLPNIYIYSGFPVHTLDMFFLCTVEDMSHFSAMDDVADSFFLPLSEIRPEDFGLDSIRRGLIRFLSQHN, from the coding sequence ATGAAGCATCCTCTCGACCAATTCCAATATTGCCCAAAATGTGGTTCCTCGCATTTCGAGGTCAACAATGAAAAATCCAAGAAATGTACCGATTGCGGCTTTGTCTATTATTTCAACCCGTCTGCCGCTACCGTGGCGCTGATTCTGAATGAGAAGAACGAGTTGCTAGTCTGCCGACGCGCCAAAGAGCCCGCCAAAGGTACGCTCGACCTTCCCGGCGGCTTTATTGATATGGACGAAACAGGGGAAGAAGGCGTAGCCCGTGAAGTATTGGAAGAAACCGGATTGAAAGTGAAGCAAGCCATTTACCAATTCTCACTTCCCAATATTTACATCTACTCCGGGTTTCCCGTGCACACGCTTGATATGTTCTTTCTTTGCACCGTAGAAGATATGAGCCATTTCTCGGCAATGGATGATGTAGCGGATTCCTTCTTCCTGCCTTTATCGGAGATACGTCCGGAAGATTTCGGGTTGGACTCTATACGGCGGGGACTTATACGGTTTCTGAGCCAACATAACTAA
- the ahpC gene encoding alkyl hydroperoxide reductase subunit C, which yields MEPILNSQLPEFSVQAFQNGAFKTVTNNDLKGKWAILFFYPADFTFVCPTELVDMAEKYDQFKAMGVEIYSVSTDSHFVHKAWHDASESIRKIQYPMLADPTGALCRALGVYIEEEGMAYRGTFVVNPEGKIKVVELNDNNIGRDASELLRKVEAAQFVATHDGEVCPAKWKKGESTLKPSIDLVGKI from the coding sequence ATGGAACCAATTTTAAATTCTCAGCTTCCTGAATTCAGTGTTCAGGCTTTTCAAAACGGAGCTTTCAAGACTGTAACCAACAATGACCTGAAAGGTAAATGGGCGATTCTGTTCTTCTATCCTGCCGATTTTACTTTCGTATGTCCTACTGAATTGGTGGATATGGCTGAAAAGTACGACCAGTTCAAAGCAATGGGCGTTGAAATCTACTCGGTAAGTACTGACTCGCACTTCGTACACAAAGCTTGGCATGATGCTTCTGAAAGTATCCGTAAGATTCAATACCCGATGTTGGCAGACCCGACAGGTGCTCTGTGCCGTGCACTCGGAGTATATATCGAAGAAGAAGGTATGGCATATCGCGGTACATTCGTTGTCAATCCGGAAGGAAAGATTAAAGTGGTGGAACTGAATGATAACAACATAGGCCGTGATGCGAGCGAATTGCTTCGTAAGGTGGAAGCTGCTCAGTTTGTAGCGACTCACGACGGAGAGGTTTGTCCAGCCAAGTGGAAGAAGGGTGAATCTACCCTGAAACCGAGCATCGACCTGGTAGGTAAGATTTGA
- the ahpF gene encoding alkyl hydroperoxide reductase subunit F: protein MLESALKEQLKGIFAGLEANFTFDISVSSSHENRTELVELLGDVADCSDHITCVVNEGSGLKFTLLKNGDRTGITFRGIPNGHEFTSLLLAILNLDGKGKNFPDEAVCNRVKALKGPIHLVTYVALTCTNCPDVVQALNAMTTLNSSITHEMVDGALYQDEVDALKIQGVPSVFADGKLLHVGRGEFGELLAKLEEQYGIDETKAVAEVKEYDVIVAGGGPAGVSAAIYSARKGLRVAIVAERVGGQVKETVGIENLISVPETTGSELADNLKTHLLRYPVDLLEHRKIEKVEILGKQKQVTTSVGEKFLAPALIIATGASWRRLNVPGEAEYIGRGVAFCPHCDGPFYKGKHVAVVGGGNSGIEAAIDLAGICSKVTVFEFMDELKADNVLQERLKSLPNVEVFVSSQTTEVVGNGDKLTALRIKDRKTEEERLVELDGVFVQIGLSANSNVFREVVETNRPGEIVIDAHCRTKVAGIYAAGDVSTVPYKQIIISMGEGAKAALSAFDDRVRGVI from the coding sequence ATGTTAGAATCTGCATTGAAAGAACAACTGAAGGGTATCTTTGCCGGACTGGAGGCGAATTTTACTTTTGATATATCCGTATCATCCAGTCACGAAAACAGAACTGAACTGGTTGAACTGCTGGGAGACGTAGCGGACTGCTCCGACCATATCACTTGTGTAGTGAATGAAGGAAGCGGACTGAAATTTACTTTATTGAAGAACGGTGACCGTACCGGAATCACTTTCCGGGGAATCCCCAACGGGCACGAGTTTACTTCGCTATTGTTGGCTATCTTGAATCTGGACGGCAAAGGGAAGAATTTCCCCGATGAGGCTGTCTGTAACCGGGTGAAAGCACTGAAAGGCCCGATACATCTGGTTACCTACGTCGCGCTGACTTGTACGAACTGCCCCGATGTTGTACAGGCTTTGAATGCGATGACAACACTCAATTCTTCCATTACGCATGAAATGGTGGACGGTGCGCTCTACCAGGACGAAGTAGATGCATTGAAGATACAGGGAGTGCCTTCCGTGTTTGCTGACGGCAAATTGCTCCATGTAGGCCGTGGCGAATTCGGCGAACTGCTTGCAAAATTGGAAGAGCAATATGGAATTGATGAAACCAAAGCGGTGGCTGAGGTGAAAGAATATGATGTGATTGTTGCCGGTGGAGGCCCTGCGGGAGTGTCGGCTGCTATCTATTCTGCCCGTAAAGGATTGCGTGTAGCTATCGTAGCCGAACGTGTCGGCGGACAAGTGAAAGAGACTGTCGGCATCGAAAACCTAATCTCTGTTCCTGAAACGACAGGCAGCGAACTGGCAGATAACCTGAAAACTCACTTGCTGCGTTATCCGGTGGATTTGTTGGAACATCGTAAGATAGAGAAAGTGGAAATACTGGGAAAGCAGAAACAGGTGACTACTTCTGTCGGCGAGAAGTTTCTGGCTCCTGCATTGATTATTGCGACTGGTGCAAGCTGGCGTAGGCTGAATGTTCCGGGAGAAGCGGAGTATATCGGTCGCGGTGTTGCTTTCTGTCCTCACTGTGACGGCCCGTTCTATAAAGGAAAGCACGTAGCGGTAGTTGGCGGTGGAAATTCCGGAATTGAAGCGGCTATCGACTTGGCAGGTATCTGTTCTAAAGTGACTGTCTTTGAATTTATGGATGAACTGAAGGCAGATAACGTACTTCAGGAACGCCTTAAATCATTGCCGAACGTAGAGGTATTTGTCAGCTCACAAACTACCGAGGTGGTAGGAAACGGCGATAAACTGACTGCCCTGCGTATTAAAGACCGTAAAACAGAAGAAGAACGTCTCGTTGAACTGGATGGCGTATTTGTACAAATCGGACTTTCTGCAAATAGCAATGTATTTCGAGAAGTAGTGGAAACCAACCGTCCGGGTGAGATTGTGATTGATGCGCATTGTCGAACCAAAGTGGCGGGTATCTACGCAGCCGGAGATGTTTCGACCGTACCATATAAGCAAATCATTATCTCTATGGGAGAAGGGGCGAAAGCCGCGCTTTCCGCTTTTGATGACAGAGTGCGGGGCGTTATTTGA
- a CDS encoding glycoside hydrolase family 97 protein, producing MKINHILFLLTAAFCFPSITVAKIIEASSPDKKNVITIETNNQVSYSLSRNGTKILDTCPLSLTVGNDTWGTDKCRKIARKSVSEKVEFIVPRKYKETVDNYNQVELIYKDYKIEFRIYNDGVAYRFVSTANNKQPVKKESVSFRFGQDHTSYTLLTDQLQNWFEQDYTVKPINALPKDSFSVAPVMVEVDKYKVLLAEANLYNYPGMYLQPAQESFHGIFANYPDKEVPYEGYNKIYASTRKNYLIPTCGKRVFPWRVIGTFDNASSILQSELIYLLSEEKEQAADYTWVKPGKVLWDWWNDRNIYHINFKSGINTDTYLYLVDYAAKHHIEYVLIDEGWSARNDLLTLNPDVDIPRICEYATEKGVGIQLWSKWVNIMRQMDEAFAQFSKWGVKGVKIDFMDRNDAKMVNFYEQVAIKATQYKLLVDFHGSYPNEGMRRKYPNLMTREGVIGLEYNKWSKRATVTHDVIIPYLRMWVGPMDYTPGAMLNAHPETFYENQHEPMSQGTRSHQLAMYVVYESPLQMISDSPTKYDENLQSFEFIKSIPTTWDETVPLEGEVGEYIALARRHGNTWYIGVINGSTPRHIEIDLSFIGNGPKKIKAHIDGVNASQQAKDSQIIEQIIKDNEKLLINMSRGGGYTGIIHIEK from the coding sequence ATGAAAATAAACCATATTCTTTTTCTACTGACGGCAGCCTTCTGTTTTCCTTCGATAACAGTTGCCAAAATAATTGAGGCCAGTTCGCCGGACAAGAAAAATGTGATAACCATCGAGACTAACAATCAGGTCAGTTACAGCTTATCCCGGAATGGAACAAAGATTCTTGATACTTGCCCGCTCTCACTTACAGTCGGAAACGACACTTGGGGAACAGACAAATGTAGAAAGATAGCTCGTAAAAGCGTTTCGGAGAAAGTGGAATTTATTGTACCACGTAAATATAAAGAGACAGTGGATAATTATAATCAGGTTGAGCTTATTTACAAAGACTATAAAATCGAATTCAGAATCTATAATGACGGAGTGGCCTATCGTTTCGTAAGTACTGCAAACAATAAACAGCCTGTAAAGAAAGAGTCGGTATCTTTCCGCTTCGGACAGGATCACACCTCGTACACTCTTTTAACCGACCAGCTACAAAACTGGTTTGAGCAGGATTATACAGTAAAGCCGATCAATGCATTACCCAAAGACAGTTTCTCCGTAGCTCCTGTAATGGTTGAAGTAGACAAATACAAAGTATTATTAGCAGAAGCCAATCTCTATAATTATCCGGGAATGTACTTACAACCCGCCCAAGAATCCTTCCATGGCATTTTTGCCAATTATCCGGATAAGGAAGTGCCATACGAAGGGTATAATAAAATTTATGCCTCCACACGCAAAAATTATCTTATTCCCACCTGCGGAAAACGGGTCTTTCCATGGCGGGTAATCGGTACTTTCGACAATGCCTCTTCCATATTACAAAGCGAGCTTATATATTTACTCTCCGAAGAGAAAGAACAAGCCGCCGACTATACATGGGTTAAACCCGGTAAAGTATTATGGGACTGGTGGAATGACCGTAATATCTATCATATAAATTTCAAAAGCGGCATTAACACCGATACATATCTATATCTGGTAGACTATGCAGCCAAACATCACATCGAATATGTCCTGATTGACGAAGGCTGGTCGGCACGTAACGATCTGTTAACCCTCAATCCCGATGTTGACATTCCGCGTATCTGTGAATATGCAACAGAAAAAGGAGTAGGTATCCAGTTATGGTCGAAATGGGTAAACATCATGCGACAAATGGATGAGGCTTTTGCACAATTCAGCAAATGGGGAGTGAAGGGAGTCAAAATAGATTTTATGGACCGTAATGATGCCAAAATGGTTAACTTCTACGAACAAGTAGCTATTAAAGCCACTCAATACAAATTATTAGTAGACTTTCATGGTTCTTACCCCAACGAAGGCATGAGACGCAAATATCCGAATCTGATGACACGCGAAGGAGTAATAGGACTGGAGTATAACAAATGGAGCAAAAGAGCCACAGTTACACATGATGTAATCATCCCTTATCTCCGTATGTGGGTAGGCCCAATGGACTATACTCCCGGAGCTATGCTTAACGCACATCCGGAAACATTCTATGAAAATCAACATGAACCGATGAGTCAGGGCACACGTAGCCACCAATTAGCAATGTATGTAGTCTACGAAAGCCCGTTGCAAATGATTTCGGACAGTCCGACTAAATATGACGAGAATCTCCAGAGCTTTGAATTTATCAAAAGTATTCCTACAACCTGGGATGAAACAGTTCCTTTAGAAGGAGAAGTGGGCGAATATATCGCTCTTGCACGCCGGCATGGCAATACATGGTACATCGGAGTAATAAACGGAAGTACTCCACGGCATATTGAAATTGATTTATCATTCATAGGAAATGGCCCGAAGAAGATAAAAGCGCATATAGACGGAGTAAATGCCAGTCAACAAGCAAAAGACTCACAAATAATAGAACAAATTATCAAGGATAATGAGAAACTACTCATAAATATGAGTAGAGGAGGAGGATATACAGGTATTATTCATATAGAGAAGTAA
- a CDS encoding GRP family sugar transporter encodes MFIVNSYTLAIIFCFITMICWGSWGNTQKLASKNWRYELYYWDYTIGILLFALLLVFTLGSFGDSGRGFLEDIRQVDARYIVSALIGGVIFNASNILLSASVSIAGMSVAFPLGVGLALVLGVFINYFSTPKGDPFWLFTGVILIVIAIICNGIAAGRQQKEGNNNSKKGIILAAIAGILMSFFYRFVAAAMDLNNFDSPTPGMATPYTAFFIFSIGIFLSNFLFNTVIMKRPFVGTPVSYKEYFAGKAGTHLVGILGGCIWGLGTALSYIAAGKAGAAISYALGQGAPMIAALWGVFIWKEFTGSSKSTDRLLGIMFILFITGLSFIVLSGGN; translated from the coding sequence ATGTTTATAGTCAATAGTTATACACTAGCCATTATCTTTTGCTTCATAACCATGATATGTTGGGGTTCTTGGGGTAACACCCAGAAACTGGCCAGCAAGAACTGGCGTTATGAGCTTTATTACTGGGATTATACGATCGGTATCTTATTATTTGCCTTACTTCTCGTTTTCACACTCGGAAGTTTCGGAGATTCGGGGAGAGGTTTTCTGGAAGATATCCGGCAAGTAGATGCCAGATACATAGTCAGTGCTTTGATCGGAGGAGTTATCTTCAATGCTTCCAACATCTTACTTTCAGCTTCAGTCTCCATCGCCGGAATGTCGGTTGCTTTTCCGTTGGGTGTAGGACTTGCCTTGGTCCTAGGTGTGTTTATCAATTATTTCAGCACCCCTAAAGGAGATCCGTTCTGGTTGTTTACAGGAGTAATCTTGATTGTTATCGCTATCATCTGCAATGGGATAGCGGCAGGCAGGCAACAGAAAGAGGGAAATAATAATAGTAAGAAAGGGATTATTCTTGCGGCTATTGCCGGCATACTTATGTCTTTCTTCTACCGCTTTGTAGCTGCCGCTATGGATCTTAATAATTTCGACTCTCCGACTCCGGGCATGGCTACTCCATATACTGCTTTCTTTATATTCTCAATCGGTATCTTCCTGAGCAACTTCCTATTCAATACAGTTATTATGAAACGCCCGTTTGTAGGAACTCCGGTAAGCTATAAAGAATATTTTGCGGGAAAAGCAGGCACACATCTGGTAGGTATCCTCGGAGGATGTATATGGGGATTGGGAACTGCTTTGAGCTATATAGCCGCAGGAAAAGCAGGAGCTGCCATCTCCTACGCGCTCGGTCAGGGAGCACCTATGATTGCCGCCTTATGGGGCGTATTTATCTGGAAAGAGTTCACCGGTAGTTCCAAATCAACCGACAGGCTTTTAGGAATCATGTTTATTCTGTTCATCACAGGATTATCATTCATCGTTTTATCCGGAGGAAACTAA
- a CDS encoding nucleoside hydrolase: MKSIIRNILLLMLFGTISACSEKTVTVSYQEYPNAFRNPMKGFREFFAPGIDRIREEYPYPYGSLTKEYMQWNMIEDDANDGVDKIIAYSNHRWKGVEDINVKVIPRVFLVWLEPWHGGKPKDPTNPDDLTGWHWPKGITPEKGPYKQRPNSVAAYVEEKDKNTPITGGYFDPSFPKRVKKLVEKLGQAWDNDPRVAYVEMGIIGEWGEHHDPDLSTYWAPHDEPEHVANRTWIPGMEKILGDAFAKAFKNKKVMVRYAYEFKDYEFGIYWDSWSQPQEIVRGYEEMKKLGDRWKTQPIGGEITWNWGDLARFKSFEEVVADKDTREYVMEQIRNLHCNHLGGITWADFNEPEFRKNAEILQKAMGYRFIINEFSYPNEIKAGAQFPISFKVVNTGSSPFYYNWPVEVALLDPESHQKVWGKILEGVNISEWMPGDNWSVDEHKYQTAPETYHIRKNISIDAPIAKGKYILALTVLDPAGMQPSLRFANENYFEGGYHPMGYIGIGESVADTRLNPDLFFDIRSDKSLKYQLEQPVPVIFDTDVGNDIDDVLAMQMLFNYEKAGKIDLLGITISKSNPYSIEYIDGYCRLNERGDIPLGYAYNGATPEDGGYLRQTLDTIIEGNKILHPQRSIKDNLPEGYKLLRKLLASQPDNSVVFIAVGPETNLSRLLRSEADEYSPLDGKSLVAQKVKLLSVMGGLYGNEFDFPEWNLVQDISAAQTVFSEWPTPVIASGWELGNKLLYPHQSILNDFPNAYKHPLCVSYQIYDKMPYDRQTWDLTSVIQAIEPEKDYFELSTKGTITIDSAGHSLFNASDKGQHQYLMIQGNENIQRTLDAIVRQVTGKEEKNINQ, encoded by the coding sequence ATGAAATCAATCATCAGAAACATATTACTCCTAATGCTATTCGGAACGATATCTGCTTGCAGTGAGAAAACTGTGACGGTTTCTTACCAGGAGTATCCGAATGCATTCAGGAATCCAATGAAAGGATTCAGGGAATTCTTCGCTCCCGGCATCGACCGGATTAGGGAAGAATATCCCTACCCTTACGGTTCACTGACAAAAGAATATATGCAGTGGAATATGATCGAAGACGACGCCAATGACGGAGTAGACAAGATTATCGCTTACAGCAATCATCGCTGGAAAGGAGTAGAAGATATAAACGTCAAAGTTATTCCCCGGGTTTTTCTTGTATGGCTGGAACCCTGGCATGGCGGAAAACCTAAAGACCCCACTAATCCGGATGACTTAACCGGTTGGCACTGGCCCAAAGGAATAACTCCGGAAAAAGGTCCTTATAAACAAAGACCGAACTCCGTGGCCGCCTATGTAGAAGAAAAAGACAAAAATACCCCCATTACCGGGGGATACTTTGACCCTTCTTTTCCTAAACGCGTAAAAAAACTTGTAGAGAAACTCGGACAGGCGTGGGATAACGACCCACGAGTAGCGTATGTAGAAATGGGAATTATCGGTGAATGGGGAGAACACCATGACCCGGATCTCTCAACTTACTGGGCTCCGCACGACGAACCGGAACACGTAGCTAACCGGACATGGATTCCAGGCATGGAAAAGATACTGGGAGATGCCTTTGCCAAAGCATTCAAAAACAAGAAAGTAATGGTCCGTTATGCTTATGAATTTAAAGATTACGAATTCGGGATTTATTGGGATTCATGGTCTCAACCCCAAGAGATTGTAAGAGGTTATGAGGAAATGAAGAAACTGGGTGATCGTTGGAAAACCCAGCCCATAGGTGGAGAAATTACTTGGAACTGGGGAGATTTGGCCCGGTTCAAATCTTTTGAAGAAGTGGTGGCGGATAAGGATACCCGGGAATATGTCATGGAACAGATCCGGAACTTGCACTGCAATCATTTAGGCGGAATCACTTGGGCAGACTTCAACGAACCGGAGTTCCGGAAAAATGCAGAGATACTGCAAAAAGCTATGGGGTATCGGTTCATTATCAATGAATTCTCTTACCCGAATGAAATTAAAGCGGGAGCACAATTCCCTATTTCTTTCAAAGTTGTCAACACCGGATCGTCTCCATTCTATTATAACTGGCCGGTAGAAGTAGCTTTGCTAGACCCTGAAAGTCATCAAAAAGTATGGGGGAAAATATTAGAAGGGGTAAACATCTCCGAATGGATGCCGGGAGATAATTGGTCGGTAGATGAGCATAAATACCAGACGGCTCCGGAGACTTACCACATCCGGAAGAATATTTCTATTGACGCCCCCATTGCCAAGGGAAAATATATCTTGGCTTTAACGGTGCTCGATCCGGCCGGTATGCAACCTTCGCTCCGATTTGCCAATGAGAATTATTTCGAAGGTGGTTATCACCCAATGGGCTATATCGGTATTGGTGAATCAGTTGCCGATACCCGTCTGAACCCAGATTTATTCTTCGACATTCGAAGTGACAAGTCTTTAAAATATCAACTCGAACAACCCGTTCCTGTGATATTCGACACGGATGTCGGCAATGACATTGACGACGTGCTGGCTATGCAAATGCTATTCAACTACGAGAAAGCCGGAAAAATAGATCTGCTAGGTATCACAATCAGCAAGTCCAATCCTTATTCAATCGAATATATTGACGGATATTGCCGCCTCAATGAGAGGGGAGACATTCCATTGGGATATGCATACAACGGAGCTACTCCCGAAGACGGAGGTTATCTCCGCCAAACTTTGGATACCATTATTGAAGGCAATAAGATACTGCATCCTCAAAGAAGCATAAAAGACAATCTGCCGGAAGGATATAAGTTGTTACGGAAATTACTGGCTTCACAACCAGATAATTCCGTCGTATTTATTGCCGTAGGACCGGAAACGAACCTTTCACGCCTGCTACGCTCGGAAGCCGATGAATACAGTCCTTTGGACGGCAAATCACTCGTTGCCCAAAAAGTGAAGCTGTTGTCCGTAATGGGAGGACTCTATGGGAACGAGTTCGATTTCCCCGAATGGAATCTAGTGCAGGATATAAGTGCAGCCCAAACCGTATTCAGCGAATGGCCCACTCCGGTCATTGCAAGCGGCTGGGAACTAGGCAACAAATTGTTGTATCCGCATCAGAGTATCTTGAATGATTTCCCGAACGCTTACAAACATCCTCTTTGTGTATCTTACCAGATATATGACAAAATGCCTTATGACAGGCAAACTTGGGATTTGACCTCTGTCATACAGGCCATAGAACCGGAGAAGGATTATTTTGAACTGTCAACAAAAGGAACGATTACAATAGACAGTGCAGGACACAGTCTTTTTAATGCGTCAGACAAAGGACAACATCAATATCTTATGATTCAAGGAAATGAGAATATTCAGAGAACATTAGATGCCATTGTCCGCCAGGTGACAGGGAAAGAAGAAAAGAATATAAACCAATAA
- a CDS encoding DUF4832 domain-containing protein — protein sequence MKKIIFITGLLMSIFFYSCKEEDHGILPPIEGGGTVEVKDGRVTINPAEYLHAIRNPMKGLREFFGPGYDKVRDEYPYPYGSIIKEYMQWNMLEDNESDGVDKIIAYSNHRWKGVEDINVKVIPRIYIVWMEPWHGGYAKNTYTNNPDDLNGWHWPSDIPGEIYDKDDLNAPIIGGYCHPTFQERVKKLVEKAGQAWDNDPRVAYVEMGIIGEFGEHHDPDITTVWAPHDQPNHVENRTWLPGIEKVLGDAFTAAFKNKKVMVRYAYEFKDYEFGIYWDSWAIDEEIKRGYEEMKKLGDRWKTQPIGGEITWNWGSLYKFKSFEEVVADAQTQDLVIQQIRDLHCNHLGGITWANFNDPTFEPNAELLQKTMGYRFLLSNFNYPTNIKPDESFKISFDVINTGSSPFYYDWPVEIALLNSQTQEVVWSKTLKTPKISQWMPGDNWNNSAKVYTQPAATNHIEEELTLDKKLDTGDYIISISILDPSGMLPSLRFAIQNYFEGGRHPMGHIGVNTEPVYFEIPTEDFDDMRQDKTLKYKIQ from the coding sequence ATGAAAAAAATTATTTTTATCACAGGACTACTGATGAGTATCTTCTTTTATTCATGCAAAGAAGAAGACCATGGCATACTTCCTCCTATCGAAGGAGGAGGAACTGTAGAAGTAAAAGACGGAAGAGTTACAATCAATCCGGCGGAATATCTTCACGCAATCCGGAATCCGATGAAAGGATTACGCGAATTCTTCGGTCCGGGATATGATAAAGTAAGAGATGAATATCCATATCCTTACGGTTCTATTATAAAAGAATATATGCAATGGAATATGCTGGAAGACAATGAGAGTGACGGTGTCGACAAGATTATTGCTTATAGTAACCACAGGTGGAAAGGAGTGGAAGATATAAATGTCAAGGTTATCCCACGTATTTACATCGTATGGATGGAGCCCTGGCATGGCGGATATGCCAAGAATACTTATACCAACAATCCCGACGATTTGAACGGTTGGCATTGGCCCAGCGACATTCCGGGAGAGATATATGATAAAGACGATCTTAACGCCCCTATTATTGGGGGCTATTGTCACCCTACCTTTCAGGAAAGAGTGAAGAAATTGGTAGAGAAAGCCGGACAAGCATGGGATAATGACCCTAGAGTAGCCTATGTAGAAATGGGAATTATCGGCGAGTTCGGGGAACATCACGACCCGGATATCACCACAGTATGGGCACCTCATGACCAACCGAATCATGTAGAGAACCGTACCTGGCTGCCAGGCATTGAAAAAGTATTGGGAGATGCCTTTACCGCTGCCTTCAAAAACAAGAAAGTAATGGTTCGCTATGCTTATGAATTCAAAGATTATGAATTCGGGATTTATTGGGACTCATGGGCTATTGATGAAGAAATAAAGCGCGGCTACGAAGAAATGAAGAAGTTAGGCGATCGCTGGAAAACCCAGCCCATAGGCGGAGAAATTACCTGGAACTGGGGAAGCCTCTACAAATTCAAATCTTTTGAAGAAGTAGTAGCAGATGCCCAAACGCAAGACCTCGTCATTCAGCAAATACGCGATCTGCATTGTAACCACTTGGGAGGTATCACTTGGGCTAATTTCAATGACCCGACTTTCGAACCCAATGCAGAATTACTACAAAAGACAATGGGTTACCGCTTTCTTTTGTCCAATTTCAACTATCCGACAAATATCAAACCGGATGAATCATTTAAAATATCATTTGATGTGATTAACACAGGTTCGTCTCCTTTTTATTATGACTGGCCGGTAGAAATTGCCTTACTAAACTCCCAGACTCAAGAAGTTGTATGGAGCAAAACATTGAAAACTCCTAAAATATCACAATGGATGCCGGGAGACAACTGGAATAATTCAGCAAAAGTCTATACTCAACCGGCTGCTACGAATCATATTGAGGAAGAACTGACTTTAGACAAGAAACTAGATACAGGAGATTATATCATCTCAATTTCCATATTAGACCCGTCCGGCATGCTTCCTTCATTAAGATTTGCCATTCAAAATTACTTTGAAGGAGGACGCCACCCTATGGGACATATCGGTGTCAATACGGAGCCCGTATATTTTGAAATCCCAACCGAAGATTTCGATGACATGAGGCAGGATAAGACTCTGAAATATAAAATCCAATAA